A region from the Bacteroidota bacterium genome encodes:
- the oah gene encoding 6-oxocyclohex-1-ene-1-carbonyl-CoA hydratase, with amino-acid sequence MNDLLNHNLVDIKFKEILFEKRPCLNKGGSQIEGLYNAWIILNNPMQFNSYTTAAVKEVILAFRQASNDRSVVAVVFTAVGDKAFCTGGNTKEYAEYYSGNPQEYSQYMRLFNDMVSSIFLCEKPVICRVNGMRIGGGQEIGMACDFSVASDMARFGQAGPKHGSAPIGGATDFLPLFVGVERAMMSLTLCEPWTAHQAYYYGVITDIAPVLKVDGKFIANPLVNIENMMDEYGRIIFGSMKTGEALAKAKGVVAKAETDLSMLDETVNNLIVKLLHTFPNCMNKTISEVRKFKLEHWDKNKESSREWLALNMLSEAKAGFRAFNDGPKDNREIDFIKLRQLLAEGHEWNEELHQSISPQFQKKLSKSISWEN; translated from the coding sequence ATGAATGATCTCCTCAACCACAATCTAGTAGATATAAAATTCAAGGAAATCCTTTTCGAAAAACGTCCATGCTTGAATAAAGGTGGTTCTCAGATAGAAGGCTTGTATAACGCATGGATAATTCTCAATAATCCTATGCAATTCAATTCATACACAACAGCGGCTGTGAAGGAAGTAATTCTCGCCTTCCGACAGGCATCAAATGATCGAAGCGTGGTAGCCGTTGTATTTACTGCAGTAGGAGATAAAGCATTTTGCACCGGCGGCAATACCAAGGAATATGCAGAATACTATTCAGGAAACCCTCAAGAATACTCACAATACATGCGTTTGTTCAATGATATGGTTTCTTCGATTTTCCTTTGTGAAAAACCGGTAATCTGTCGCGTGAATGGGATGCGAATTGGTGGCGGACAGGAAATTGGAATGGCTTGTGATTTTAGTGTTGCGAGCGATATGGCTCGTTTTGGTCAGGCAGGACCAAAACATGGCAGTGCCCCTATCGGAGGCGCTACTGATTTCCTTCCTTTGTTTGTCGGGGTAGAGCGGGCAATGATGTCGTTGACCTTGTGTGAACCGTGGACAGCTCATCAGGCATATTATTATGGAGTTATTACGGACATAGCGCCTGTGCTGAAAGTGGATGGAAAATTTATTGCAAATCCATTAGTGAATATAGAGAATATGATGGATGAATATGGAAGAATAATTTTTGGCTCAATGAAAACCGGAGAAGCCTTGGCGAAGGCAAAAGGGGTAGTAGCAAAAGCTGAAACAGATTTGAGTATGTTGGATGAGACAGTCAATAATCTGATTGTAAAATTGTTGCACACTTTTCCTAACTGCATGAACAAAACCATTAGCGAAGTGCGCAAGTTCAAATTAGAGCATTGGGATAAAAATAAGGAGAGCAGTCGCGAATGGTTAGCGCTAAACATGCTTAGTGAAGCCAAGGCCGGGTTTCGTGCTTTTAACGATGGGCCAAAAGATAATCGCGAAATAGATTTCATTAAACTGCGGCAGCTGCTTGCTGAAGGGCATGAATGGAATGAAGAATTACACCAAAGCATTTCACCTCAGTTTCAAAAAAAACTATCTAAATCAATATCATGGGAAAATTAA
- the had gene encoding 6-hydroxycyclohex-1-ene-1-carbonyl-CoA dehydrogenase yields MSNKMYQWQMVELDKEFRLIEQPLPEINYGEAMVKVAGCGVCHTDLSFWHYGVQTRHTLPLTLGHEISGVVVEGPQEWLNKNVIIPAVLPCGECELCKRGRSNTCRNQVMPGNDFDGGFASHVVVPSKYLCRVPDKVLKKYSLHQLSVIADAVSTPYQVVKKAGIEPGDLAIVIGVGGVGIYGAQIAKIFGAKVIALDVNDKKLSIAKQHGVDATLNIEGLDSKAVKEQIKSISKVLKASPVCWKIFEMSGTKAGQELAFSLITFASTLSIVGFTMDKVEVRLSNLMAFDATMIGTWGCKPELYSEVVKLVMNDQLKIDQFVETFPMSKINEVFRNALEHKYMKRPVLIPDFKN; encoded by the coding sequence ATGAGCAATAAAATGTATCAATGGCAAATGGTTGAGCTTGATAAAGAGTTCAGGTTGATTGAACAACCACTTCCAGAAATAAACTATGGAGAAGCGATGGTAAAAGTAGCCGGCTGCGGAGTATGCCACACCGATCTAAGCTTTTGGCATTATGGTGTGCAAACGCGACATACTTTACCTCTTACTCTTGGACATGAAATTAGCGGGGTCGTGGTAGAAGGTCCACAAGAGTGGTTGAATAAAAATGTAATAATTCCTGCTGTACTTCCATGTGGCGAATGCGAATTATGTAAAAGAGGACGTAGCAATACTTGTCGTAACCAAGTGATGCCTGGTAATGATTTTGATGGAGGGTTTGCTTCACATGTAGTGGTGCCATCGAAATATCTATGTCGCGTTCCAGACAAGGTGTTAAAAAAGTATTCTTTACATCAACTTTCTGTTATTGCCGATGCCGTATCCACCCCTTATCAGGTAGTAAAAAAAGCTGGAATCGAGCCGGGTGATTTAGCCATAGTGATTGGCGTTGGAGGCGTTGGTATCTATGGAGCCCAAATTGCAAAAATATTTGGTGCAAAAGTTATAGCACTAGACGTAAACGATAAGAAACTTTCGATTGCTAAGCAACACGGAGTTGATGCAACACTTAATATAGAGGGATTGGATTCTAAAGCCGTTAAGGAACAGATAAAATCAATTTCAAAAGTATTAAAAGCCTCTCCGGTGTGCTGGAAAATATTTGAAATGTCTGGGACCAAGGCAGGGCAGGAATTAGCATTTAGTTTAATCACTTTTGCCTCTACTCTTTCTATTGTTGGCTTTACGATGGATAAAGTCGAAGTGCGACTTAGCAACTTAATGGCGTTTGATGCAACAATGATCGGCACTTGGGGTTGCAAACCCGAATTGTATAGCGAAGTAGTGAAATTGGTTATGAACGACCAGTTGAAAATTGATCAATTTGTCGAAACATTTCCAATGTCAAAAATTAATGAGGTTTTTAGAAATGCACTGGAACACAAATACATGAAACGTCCAGTACTTATACCTGATTTCAAAAATTAA
- a CDS encoding thiolase family protein, giving the protein MKAYHDKEKGFGIVYDDIYLVNGARTAFGKFCGTLARISPTDLGIFASRAAIEKSRIAPADIDQIMMANIGQSSCDTYFLPRHIGLYSGIPQGVPAVMLQRICGSGFETITAGADQISLGKAAVALCGGTENMSLAPTVSYGNRMGYALGKIEFKDFLWEALNDTAAVPMGCTAENIARQYKITRNDTDEFGKLSVDRAVTATQKKFFTEEIIPLNSTVFEMEELKPRKVFLPRKVTDFIADENIRASTLEEMGKLAPAFEKEGVQTAANSSGIVDGAASVIVANKNFITSKNLKPLTKVLASASCGVDPKLMGLGPVPAIRLLLELTGLRVSDIGLFEINEAFAAQFIACERELGLDRNTCNVNGGAIAFGHPLAASGIRLSLTLSREMNLRKVKYGIASACIGGGQGNAILFENLNQ; this is encoded by the coding sequence ATGAAAGCATACCACGATAAGGAAAAAGGATTTGGAATTGTGTACGATGACATTTATTTGGTGAATGGTGCGCGTACTGCTTTTGGGAAATTCTGTGGTACTCTTGCCCGCATTTCTCCCACTGACTTAGGAATTTTTGCTAGCCGTGCTGCTATCGAAAAATCAAGAATTGCTCCGGCAGATATTGACCAAATCATGATGGCAAACATCGGGCAAAGTTCTTGCGACACCTATTTTCTTCCCCGCCATATTGGTTTGTATTCCGGAATTCCGCAAGGAGTTCCGGCTGTGATGTTGCAACGTATCTGTGGCTCAGGATTTGAAACCATCACAGCCGGTGCAGATCAGATTTCTCTCGGCAAGGCAGCAGTGGCTTTATGTGGAGGAACGGAGAATATGTCACTGGCCCCTACAGTCAGCTACGGAAATCGTATGGGCTATGCACTGGGCAAAATTGAATTCAAAGATTTCTTGTGGGAAGCATTAAACGACACAGCAGCTGTGCCGATGGGATGTACTGCTGAAAACATTGCGCGTCAATACAAAATTACGCGCAACGACACTGATGAATTTGGGAAACTTTCGGTTGATCGCGCCGTTACTGCAACGCAGAAAAAGTTTTTTACAGAAGAAATCATCCCCCTTAATTCCACCGTGTTTGAAATGGAAGAATTGAAACCGCGTAAAGTATTCCTTCCGAGAAAGGTAACCGATTTTATTGCTGATGAAAACATTCGTGCTTCTACTTTAGAAGAGATGGGGAAACTTGCTCCCGCATTTGAAAAAGAAGGCGTGCAAACGGCGGCTAACTCCAGCGGCATTGTAGATGGAGCGGCTTCAGTAATTGTCGCTAACAAGAATTTCATAACTAGTAAAAATCTTAAGCCGCTTACTAAGGTGCTGGCCTCCGCAAGTTGCGGTGTTGATCCGAAATTAATGGGCTTAGGGCCGGTACCGGCCATTCGTTTGCTGTTGGAATTAACCGGATTGAGGGTATCTGATATTGGACTGTTTGAAATCAACGAAGCATTCGCGGCTCAGTTTATTGCTTGCGAGCGCGAATTGGGATTAGATAGAAACACCTGCAATGTAAACGGAGGAGCTATTGCCTTCGGTCATCCTCTGGCAGCCAGTGGAATAAGATTATCACTTACACTTTCACGTGAAATGAATTTGAGAAAGGTGAAATACGGAATTGCATCAGCTTGCATTGGTGGTGGACAGGGTAACGCAATTTTGTTTGAAAACTTAAATCAATAA
- a CDS encoding 2-dehydropantoate 2-reductase yields MSNSKKIKVAIIGLGPVGMIMAVKLQEAGCEVALCVRNEVRSQKIKKDGIILENLIKSSARFENIYQSIENMSDFDADYLVFALKSYQMPEAVKSALSLNTEKLTVISAQNGVDVEEYLTSSFGESKTLRMVVNYAGNTISPNTVKVTFFIPPNYIGSVNDVRTEQAKEIAHLLSSAGMETKAVNAFDILKRSWEKTILNSSLSALCGVGRLTMAEAMNDLDTIELIEQIINEAVVVAEKEKIYFPDDFIRQCMRYLKKGGDHFPSLALDLINNHPTEIDFFNGKIVEYGKKHYVRTSLNLSFTNMVKAMSNKNIVSRIPGATGDVNKKIFEKGLVNKMAIPSTFKNMACFLGIDLGSAYTKFTVIEQNGTTLFRYFLPTLSSDKQAQKNILQVIANNFNIQYSCATGYGRKHFSETDIVKTEINCAAAGVSFLHPGEKNIIDIGGEDIKIVRCDEDNNVENFYMNDKCAAGTGSFLAEIAERANINISEMSSLASLSNYDKELNSFCTVFAKTEIMNWIFDGMSLEDISRGIYISIANKVAKMRLDPGIPIYMIGGVIAHHPYLKTLLNEKFNKDIQIIDAPQSGVSYGAAVIAMQTYKRVNQAKINEIKIAVN; encoded by the coding sequence ATGAGCAACAGTAAAAAAATAAAAGTCGCCATTATCGGGCTTGGTCCCGTGGGGATGATTATGGCTGTGAAGTTACAGGAAGCCGGTTGCGAAGTGGCTTTATGCGTGCGAAATGAAGTAAGAAGTCAAAAGATTAAAAAAGACGGAATCATTCTTGAAAACCTCATTAAATCTTCAGCACGTTTTGAAAATATTTATCAAAGTATTGAAAATATGTCTGACTTCGATGCAGATTATTTAGTATTTGCGCTAAAGTCTTATCAAATGCCTGAAGCAGTTAAATCCGCTTTATCGCTCAACACCGAGAAGTTAACGGTTATATCGGCTCAAAACGGAGTGGACGTAGAGGAATATTTAACTTCTTCCTTTGGTGAATCGAAAACCTTGCGCATGGTGGTCAACTATGCAGGCAATACTATTTCTCCCAATACCGTGAAGGTTACGTTTTTCATCCCGCCAAATTATATCGGGTCAGTAAATGATGTGCGAACAGAACAAGCTAAAGAAATAGCGCACTTGCTTTCCTCGGCAGGGATGGAAACTAAAGCCGTGAATGCTTTCGATATTCTAAAAAGAAGCTGGGAGAAAACCATTTTGAATTCCTCATTAAGTGCCTTGTGTGGTGTGGGTAGATTGACGATGGCAGAAGCCATGAACGATCTCGATACTATTGAGTTAATAGAGCAGATTATTAATGAAGCAGTGGTAGTGGCCGAAAAAGAAAAAATTTATTTCCCCGATGATTTCATCCGGCAGTGTATGCGATACCTCAAAAAAGGGGGCGATCACTTTCCCTCTTTGGCGCTCGACCTCATCAATAACCACCCGACCGAGATTGACTTCTTCAATGGAAAGATTGTAGAGTACGGGAAGAAACATTACGTACGTACTTCACTCAATCTTTCATTCACCAATATGGTTAAGGCCATGTCGAACAAGAACATTGTTTCGCGCATTCCGGGAGCCACAGGAGATGTCAACAAAAAAATTTTTGAAAAGGGTTTGGTGAATAAAATGGCTATCCCTAGCACATTTAAAAATATGGCTTGTTTCCTCGGAATAGATTTAGGCTCTGCCTATACAAAATTTACCGTAATTGAGCAAAACGGAACCACATTATTCCGCTATTTCCTTCCTACACTCAGCAGCGATAAGCAGGCACAGAAAAATATTCTGCAAGTTATTGCTAACAATTTCAACATTCAATATAGTTGTGCCACCGGCTATGGCAGAAAGCATTTCTCAGAAACCGATATTGTGAAAACTGAAATCAACTGCGCGGCTGCGGGTGTCTCTTTCCTTCATCCAGGCGAAAAAAACATCATTGACATAGGCGGAGAAGACATCAAAATAGTTCGCTGCGACGAGGATAATAACGTTGAAAATTTTTATATGAACGATAAATGTGCCGCAGGTACGGGTTCTTTCCTTGCTGAAATTGCCGAGCGCGCTAACATTAATATTTCTGAGATGAGCAGTCTCGCATCGTTATCTAACTACGATAAAGAACTTAACAGTTTCTGTACTGTGTTTGCCAAAACGGAAATCATGAACTGGATTTTTGATGGGATGTCGCTCGAAGATATTTCTCGCGGCATCTACATTTCTATAGCCAACAAGGTTGCCAAAATGCGTCTCGATCCCGGAATACCAATTTATATGATTGGCGGAGTGATTGCTCATCACCCTTATCTAAAAACGCTGCTAAACGAAAAGTTTAATAAAGACATTCAGATAATTGATGCGCCTCAATCTGGAGTTTCTTATGGCGCTGCGGTGATTGCTATGCAGACCTACAAGAGAGTGAACCAAGCAAAAATCAATGAAATAAAAATTGCAGTAAATTAA
- a CDS encoding 2-hydroxyacyl-CoA dehydratase encodes MYEIKAAQEMKRIMREYFLSLEKREKKIAWCTSVGPAELLRSFGFEVYFPENHGALLGATRTAMDYIPEAIKCGYSGHVCSYTTSDIGSYLKKETPLQKHYGMQGAPKPDLIAYNTNQCREVQDWFNFFATEFNCPIVGIEPPRYLNEVTQEAVDLVVKQFKRMIPICEQISGQKFNLDKFKEVIKLSKEATLLWQKILKTSTAMNAPLSFFDGTIHMGPIVVLRGTQVAKDYYTILLAELENNVNNNIGFLRQTHTRIFWEGMPIWGKLRMLSDLFTSSGAAVVASTYCSSWVFDKFDENDPWNSTARAYTEIFINRSEKAKMKMLAAWFEEYKIDGIVYHDSKTCFNNSNAKFGMPQRLKEITGVPALVIEGDLCDLRFFSEGQSTTKIETFLEQLEESKVMS; translated from the coding sequence ATGTACGAAATAAAAGCAGCACAAGAGATGAAGCGCATTATGCGCGAATACTTCCTCTCGCTAGAAAAGAGAGAAAAGAAAATAGCGTGGTGTACCAGCGTGGGGCCAGCTGAGTTGTTGCGTTCTTTCGGTTTCGAAGTTTACTTCCCAGAAAATCACGGTGCTTTGTTGGGAGCAACTCGCACAGCCATGGATTACATACCAGAAGCCATCAAATGCGGATACTCCGGTCACGTTTGTTCTTACACCACTTCTGATATAGGTTCTTATTTAAAAAAAGAAACTCCGCTGCAAAAGCATTACGGAATGCAAGGTGCGCCCAAGCCCGACCTAATTGCCTACAACACCAATCAATGCCGCGAAGTGCAGGATTGGTTTAACTTTTTCGCTACCGAATTTAACTGCCCTATTGTCGGTATTGAGCCGCCTCGCTATCTCAATGAAGTAACACAGGAAGCAGTGGATTTGGTAGTGAAGCAGTTCAAAAGAATGATTCCCATTTGCGAACAGATAAGCGGACAGAAATTCAATCTAGATAAATTTAAAGAAGTCATTAAACTGAGCAAAGAGGCCACTTTGCTCTGGCAGAAGATTCTAAAAACTTCCACTGCCATGAATGCTCCACTAAGTTTTTTTGACGGCACTATTCACATGGGTCCTATTGTTGTTTTGCGCGGAACCCAAGTGGCAAAAGATTACTACACCATCTTATTAGCCGAGTTGGAAAATAATGTAAACAACAATATCGGCTTTCTGCGCCAAACTCACACACGGATATTTTGGGAAGGAATGCCTATATGGGGCAAGCTGAGAATGCTCAGCGATTTGTTTACATCCAGCGGTGCCGCAGTGGTAGCTTCTACTTATTGCAGCAGTTGGGTGTTCGATAAGTTTGATGAAAACGACCCTTGGAATTCTACCGCTCGAGCTTATACCGAAATCTTTATCAACCGAAGCGAAAAGGCAAAAATGAAAATGCTGGCAGCTTGGTTTGAAGAATACAAAATTGACGGCATTGTTTATCACGATAGTAAAACCTGCTTCAATAATTCCAACGCAAAGTTTGGGATGCCACAACGGTTGAAAGAAATAACCGGTGTTCCGGCTCTAGTCATTGAAGGAGATTTATGCGACCTCCGCTTTTTCAGCGAAGGACAAAGCACTACTAAGATTGAAACCTTTTTAGAACAGTTGGAAGAAAGTAAAGTAATGAGCTAA
- a CDS encoding AMP-binding protein, translating to MQTLKNEIVLGEVIPNMATLLERNVATYGDKIVFQQKQAGIYKGIAWKELYDNILNIAFNLQHKFNFKQGDKMVIFSPNCMEMLEMELAVMACGGIAVPIFAFFYKETAELLINHSDAKYLAVAGETQLSRLNKDLKLEHVFVFDKVSHKKFNQQHSLEELLSKRSDKNFKLNIAAYPDNICLNMYTSGTMGTPKCVQLMHENILSQQAALSQIWNVDSNDRFLSYLPWHHSFGGIFELFAVLCNGASMFLESGYGKDPKEIMLNWKAIKPTVFFSVPKVYQALFDLTKSDREAEELLFHSQLKFIFTAAAALPQKLSDEFEERGITVMEGWGLTETSPCCTLTNPNKKRQAGVVGQPIPGVTIRLAEDGEIQVKGQNVMKGYYKNDEANKGIFTDDGFFCTGDVGGFTESGLKLITRKDRIFKLSNGEKVIPSDLEKLIELKCHYISFAIVVGGGEEYPVALLFPNKKNIVNSAYEKTPLDGCFCPRNLSELQKCLHGCLNDANCGIGQKFSKIKAAMIIDEELSLENNTLTPSMKMAPKNVAFAYKAHLENLYGANNPLEEDIYIIKLEDVPAIKKMTV from the coding sequence ATGCAAACGCTGAAAAATGAAATAGTCTTAGGAGAAGTAATTCCAAACATGGCTACCTTGCTCGAAAGAAATGTGGCAACGTATGGCGATAAAATTGTTTTTCAGCAAAAGCAAGCTGGTATTTACAAAGGCATTGCTTGGAAAGAATTATACGATAACATTCTCAACATAGCGTTCAACCTTCAGCACAAATTCAACTTTAAGCAGGGCGATAAAATGGTTATTTTCTCACCCAATTGCATGGAGATGCTCGAAATGGAATTGGCTGTGATGGCCTGCGGAGGAATTGCTGTCCCCATCTTCGCTTTCTTTTATAAGGAAACTGCCGAACTTCTCATTAACCATAGCGATGCAAAATATTTAGCGGTTGCAGGTGAAACACAGTTGAGCCGGTTAAATAAAGATTTGAAGCTGGAGCATGTTTTTGTGTTTGATAAAGTCAGCCACAAAAAATTCAACCAACAACATTCGTTGGAAGAACTGCTCAGCAAACGCAGCGATAAAAATTTCAAATTGAACATTGCTGCATACCCCGATAACATTTGCCTGAACATGTACACCTCCGGCACTATGGGGACTCCCAAGTGTGTTCAGTTAATGCATGAAAATATTTTATCACAGCAAGCGGCTCTGTCGCAGATATGGAATGTTGACAGCAACGACCGATTTCTTTCTTACTTGCCTTGGCATCATAGCTTTGGGGGAATTTTTGAGCTCTTTGCCGTACTTTGCAACGGTGCCAGCATGTTTCTGGAATCGGGTTATGGGAAAGATCCGAAAGAAATTATGTTGAATTGGAAAGCAATCAAGCCTACCGTGTTCTTCAGTGTTCCCAAAGTTTATCAGGCGCTTTTTGATTTAACAAAATCTGACCGCGAAGCTGAAGAACTGTTATTTCACTCACAACTCAAATTCATTTTTACTGCTGCGGCAGCCCTTCCTCAAAAACTTTCCGATGAGTTCGAAGAAAGAGGTATTACTGTAATGGAAGGTTGGGGCCTAACTGAAACCTCTCCTTGCTGCACCCTCACTAACCCAAACAAAAAACGGCAAGCAGGAGTGGTAGGTCAACCTATTCCGGGCGTTACCATTCGCTTAGCAGAAGATGGCGAAATACAAGTGAAGGGCCAAAACGTGATGAAGGGCTACTATAAAAATGATGAAGCAAATAAAGGAATTTTTACCGATGACGGATTTTTCTGCACCGGTGATGTGGGTGGATTTACTGAGAGCGGATTGAAACTTATCACCCGCAAAGACCGCATCTTTAAACTCTCGAATGGCGAAAAAGTGATTCCCTCTGATTTAGAGAAACTGATTGAGCTGAAATGCCATTACATCTCTTTCGCTATTGTAGTGGGTGGTGGTGAAGAATATCCGGTGGCGCTTCTATTTCCCAACAAAAAAAACATTGTCAACTCCGCTTACGAAAAAACACCTCTAGATGGCTGTTTTTGTCCGCGTAACTTAAGCGAGTTACAAAAATGTTTACACGGTTGTCTCAATGATGCCAACTGCGGTATTGGACAAAAGTTTTCGAAAATAAAAGCCGCCATGATTATTGACGAAGAGCTTTCATTAGAAAACAACACCCTCACTCCGAGCATGAAGATGGCTCCTAAAAATGTGGCGTTTGCATACAAAGCACATCTTGAGAATTTGTATGGAGCTAATAACCCCTTAGAGGAGGATATTTACATCATTAAGTTAGAAGATGTACCGGCTATCAAAAAAATGACCGTGTAA
- the bcrD gene encoding benzoyl-CoA reductase subunit D: MITPIYTIGIDVGSNFIKLVLMEYSDTPKLVDQQTEKIRKRNPTTVADDMVNTMLAKNILKYEDVAYLASTGEGDLVKRKRGHFYGMTTHARGANFFFPDAKTVVDLGALYVRAIRTSEGARVQDYKMTGQCASGSGQFLENISRYLGLSIEEVGDVSMQANEPEISSGICAVLAETDVINMVSRGISTPNIIKGIHLSIASRIIKLMSSLKGESPVVLTGGMALNKGMLQAIEEMLEETGKKYEVKTHPDAIYAGAIGAALWGGYRHYKLLEKQSVAA; the protein is encoded by the coding sequence ATGATAACTCCGATTTACACCATAGGAATTGACGTAGGCAGCAACTTTATTAAGCTGGTGCTGATGGAATATTCCGATACTCCGAAATTGGTTGACCAGCAAACTGAAAAAATCCGCAAGCGCAATCCCACCACAGTGGCCGATGATATGGTCAACACCATGCTTGCCAAAAATATCTTGAAATACGAAGACGTGGCCTACCTCGCCAGCACCGGAGAAGGTGATTTGGTAAAACGTAAACGCGGACATTTCTATGGTATGACTACTCATGCACGCGGAGCTAATTTCTTTTTTCCCGATGCCAAAACAGTGGTTGACCTTGGAGCCTTGTATGTACGCGCCATTCGCACCAGCGAAGGAGCGCGGGTGCAGGACTATAAAATGACCGGTCAGTGCGCTTCCGGTTCTGGTCAGTTTCTCGAAAATATTTCGCGCTACCTCGGTTTGAGTATAGAAGAAGTAGGCGATGTTTCCATGCAAGCCAATGAGCCTGAAATATCTTCGGGTATTTGCGCAGTGTTGGCCGAAACCGATGTCATCAACATGGTGTCTCGCGGCATATCAACGCCCAACATCATCAAAGGCATTCACCTTTCCATCGCTTCGCGCATCATCAAACTCATGAGCTCGCTCAAAGGCGAATCACCGGTGGTGCTCACCGGTGGCATGGCGCTGAACAAAGGCATGTTGCAGGCCATTGAAGAAATGTTAGAGGAAACCGGTAAAAAGTATGAAGTAAAAACCCATCCCGATGCTATTTATGCCGGAGCCATTGGTGCCGCATTATGGGGCGGTTACCGACATTATAAATTATTGGAAAAACAATCAGTGGCAGCGTAA
- a CDS encoding benzoyl-CoA reductase subunit A → MSKYYLGVDLGSTTSKAVIINEQDEIIGRGITNTRANYSVAADIARDEALYNARFSVLKKNLEAEIKARPEYKKYIDDLESVFQYEQFKVRLDNLGDELVKTCNIFFQDEGTRDNILNHLRNIRKAFKPKIKHDYIYNNLGSKNQFFRDVVSEKYNEEVNKLDSTHFEPLMTVWDKSITPAENKVVSFNFRQLIHEAMELLKEKYDNLPELKENISIDSEKDFNTEMYLLKGDFKNVSESLQERIDEVADLEFNIANMTGTGYGRALLPFPEDCIRSEILCHAFGAHAIFPNTRTVLDIGGQDTKAIQVDKYGLVTSFQMNDRCAAGCGRYLGYIADEMSISLNELGPMAMKAEKEVTICSTCTVFAGAELRELTNIGEKREDILGGLHKAIIMRAMSLIARSGGVFNEFTFTGGVARNQAVIKYLTQLVKENYGDGITINIHTDSIFMGALGGAMFARRNIKTDLPSAKKASQVAV, encoded by the coding sequence ATGAGTAAATATTATCTCGGTGTTGACCTCGGCTCTACTACTTCTAAGGCAGTAATTATTAATGAGCAGGATGAAATTATAGGACGTGGTATTACTAACACCCGTGCCAACTATTCGGTGGCTGCCGATATTGCTCGCGATGAAGCGCTGTACAACGCTCGCTTCTCAGTGCTCAAGAAAAACTTAGAGGCTGAAATAAAAGCACGACCTGAATACAAGAAATACATTGACGATCTGGAAAGCGTTTTCCAGTATGAGCAATTTAAAGTTCGCTTGGATAATTTGGGTGATGAGTTGGTAAAAACCTGCAACATTTTCTTTCAGGATGAAGGGACGCGTGATAATATCCTGAATCACTTGCGCAATATTCGAAAAGCCTTTAAGCCAAAGATAAAACACGATTATATTTATAACAATCTCGGCTCAAAAAATCAATTCTTCCGCGATGTAGTTTCCGAAAAATATAACGAAGAAGTAAACAAGCTCGACTCTACACATTTCGAACCTCTAATGACCGTGTGGGATAAAAGTATTACACCGGCCGAAAACAAGGTAGTCTCTTTCAATTTTAGACAACTAATTCACGAAGCCATGGAATTGCTGAAAGAAAAGTACGATAACCTACCAGAGTTGAAAGAGAATATTTCGATTGACAGCGAAAAGGATTTTAATACCGAGATGTACTTGCTGAAAGGCGATTTTAAAAATGTTTCAGAATCTTTGCAAGAGCGGATTGATGAAGTAGCCGACCTAGAATTCAACATTGCCAACATGACCGGCACCGGTTATGGTCGGGCGCTGCTCCCTTTCCCTGAAGATTGTATCCGCTCCGAAATTCTTTGCCATGCCTTCGGCGCACACGCAATTTTTCCGAACACCCGCACGGTGCTCGACATAGGCGGGCAGGATACCAAAGCTATTCAGGTAGATAAATATGGATTGGTGACCAGCTTTCAGATGAACGACCGGTGCGCCGCCGGTTGCGGGCGTTACCTCGGTTACATTGCCGATGAAATGAGCATTTCGCTCAACGAGTTAGGCCCTATGGCTATGAAGGCAGAAAAAGAAGTAACCATTTGCTCTACCTGCACCGTATTTGCGGGTGCTGAGTTGCGCGAGTTGACTAACATAGGCGAAAAGCGCGAAGATATTCTGGGCGGTTTGCACAAAGCCATCATCATGCGCGCCATGTCGCTGATTGCGCGAAGCGGTGGCGTATTCAATGAATTTACATTTACCGGTGGAGTGGCCAGAAACCAGGCTGTCATAAAATATCTGACGCAGTTAGTGAAGGAAAATTATGGCGATGGCATTACCATCAATATTCATACTGATTCCATTTTTATGGGCGCGCTGGGAGGTGCCATGTTTGCGCGCAGAAATATAAAAACCGATTTGCCAAGCGCTAAGAAAGCAAGTCAGGTGGCTGTTTAA